The Vigna angularis cultivar LongXiaoDou No.4 chromosome 6, ASM1680809v1, whole genome shotgun sequence genome contains the following window.
catcttatttttaatatgtattctattaattaaatattacatttcGAAAAAGAGTGTGTTGCTTATCTTGTGAGATAACTttgtaaaataaagtaaatgatCTCTAAAATAATTTGAGACCTGTCATTATTTATAAGACGAGTTTTGTAATGTTCAAAacaatcattaatttttttttgtttaaaaatccACACACAACTAATGATATTAACATTATAAGATCGTGAAACCAAATCctacatattatttttaattagagcACCAAATTTAATTGCATGGTAGATTTTCAATTAGTATTTAATAAACTAATGGCTAAATTTTTTAGAAGAGGTGATATCATTAGATTGACAATAGAAACAGAAAGGTTAAAAAGCTTTTTGGTTTGGCAGACATTGGTTATGTTATGGGTGGCCATGGTCCTAGGAAGGAAGAGTCGTGATAGAGGGATAGGGTTCGGAGGCAGGTTAGGCTAGTATGAAGTAGATAGGTTGGTCGTGCTGGTTGATGTGCTAGATGAAAGGGAATGTAATCTTGTAGGTTATGGGTTAGGCAAAGGCTCCAAGTGAGTGTTGGCCCATGGATGAACAAGGGACGAATGTATGTCATCAGTGAAACTACCATAAGTATAGATAGGGAAGGAAGGCATATGGATAAAGGAAATTGTgtttcatcaaaagtgacatgcCACGATATTATTACCTTTTCGCGAGACATATCAAATCATTTATAACCTTTGTATTAAGGGGATAGCCCAAGAAAACACACAGATCATGTtcttatgtgtgtgtgtgtgtgtgtgtgtgtgtgtgtgtatatatatatatatatatatatatatatatatatatatatatatatatatatatatatatatatatatgtcttcAATACATAAAAGAGACACGTCTTCAAATCCTCTTTCTTTCTCACGTGGTATCATGAGTCTCTCTCTGATCCAAACACGTCGTGTGCTCATTCTCTATTTTGCAGGATCTCTCTTACTCTGTCGTCGCTCCTAATTGTCGTTGTGCCTCCCTTCCACTAACAACTTGTTTTCGCACCCttactctctttcttctctaacTTATGTGTTGCCCCTCCTTTTTCAATAGTTGTGAGTCATCCCTAGTCCTAGCAATCGTGCTCTACTACCTGGCAGCCCAACTGTTGTCTCTTCTTTCTGTCATACACTTGTGTTTCACCGTTGACGCCATGTCTTCAATCAACTCTGATCTTGGCTCCTCCTCAAGTAAACCTAATTTCACCTAACACTCATTgtcattattataaaaaaaataacatctctTTTATATTGGGCATGAGTATTAGaaagtggattttaagcctaactcaaccctacaaaactagctagtaaggtgaggtttgcacctcacttatatattataatttgccattatctctagtcgatgtgagatttccaacacacccccttcacgccgaggtatagacatctcgtgcgtgataatagaaattgggtggtccgataatggcccgatagcgggtggaataaaAATGTCCAAAAAATAAggaatatcgctaggataggctctgatcatgactctgataccatgttagaaagtggttttaatcctaactcaaccccacaaaaccggcttgtaaggtgaagtttgcactccacttatatatataatatatatatatatatatatatatatatatatatatatatatatatatatatatatatatatatatatatatatatatatatatattataatttggtcttatttctagtcgatgtgagacttccaacaatgAGAAGTACCATTATGTTATGTGGGTTGAACTTTTTGAAACTCATGCTCGGGCTATCAAAATTATTCACCATATCATCCCTTAACTTGGGAAGGAACGTTTGGCTCCAACCAATGCTAATCACTAATAATGGATCACTCTTGATTCGATTGTACTTCAGTGAATCTACTCTACCATTCATTTTGATCTCCTcgccattatcatggagaaaggCTCCATAACTTGCAATCGTGTGGTTACCATTTTTCAGGACAACCAGAATTCCCTTATTGTTGCTCTCGAGCaaaatttctcttccactcgcatggataaatttataaatatttctacATATTGTCAGCGACTCAAACAAAATTATGACACCATGTAAGAAAGAAAGATGATTTGAATATGTGTCTCATTATGTATTGGAGAtagatatatataatgaaagtatgatctaaataaaaaatgtaatacaacataattttagaatatttaataatCTAATTACAAGAATAATTTGAATTCTATTAGtaaatgtgttttgtttttaattgatgtggaatCTCCAACACCTATTAGGTCAGGACATATACATATTGAATGTGATTATGTACAAGATAATTACACAATATTTAATAACTTAATTAGAGAAATTTGATTAACTTAATTACAGGAAATTAATTGCTGATTGACGTAATTTCATAAGAATAATTTGGATTCtatcaataaacatattttatttttaattgatggaAATATCCAATACATGTATTAGGTACATCTCAAATGCAAGATtagttcaataataataataacataatagactcaacaaaaaagtaaatattgTTTGAATAGACTTTATATgactctaataaaaaataaattttaaatttaactatttttaaaaaaaatatctgtaGATAAGTGTTACATTACCTTATctcttattaatataaaatctccaacaataatatttaactattttgaTAATCATAATTACACTATATGATACTCAATTAATATGTACATCATCTTGATTTGAATAAATCATTCTCAAATCAATAACAAACATGTTAAAATAACAATTGCATTAAATAGTGTCCGCTAACGGAAAAATCGTAAAAGTAATAAGAAAAACTAAGGGAACAATTACTATATATTTCGTGTGTTTGAATTTTAGTTGGAAAACTCAAACCTATTTTCATCTTCCAATTTAAATtccatataaattaaaaaccataataaattgttttttgaaCTCTAGTGAAGTTCAACCTACATTAACTTCTTAAGTGAAGTGCAAACACACATTTAATTACAGCTTCAAAAAGTCATGCTTTTTTCTAAGAAAACTTAAAAACCTTGAACATACGGAATTTTAAGGatcattatattattagagattttatataaataaaaaaaattataatatataattaagtataaatcTCATGATTTTGTAAAATAGATTAGAGATTTAATCTAACAATTTAATCTAGtatcataattatttgaaatttatgttAATGAAATTTGTTGAACTCATCATATATtagttaattattaatatttaatctgatattcaaaatatatatatctcaataaaatagttaaaaattatatatcaatttaaagtaaataaaacttacaataaatatatatatatatatatatatatatatatatatatatatatatatatatatgagtagaaaatttatttaataagtcAATATTTATAAGGTTTGGTACGacttaagatattttttttccaaagttTCAACCACAAGAGCAGGAAGAGGAAGCATTCATTCACACTTAGAAGAAGCCTTTTTCGATAGCAACAACAACATGGCTTCATTCAGAGTTTTCAAATCCAACAAAGAAGCTGAAATCCAACACGAATTGATACGAAGATAGCATACAGAAAAAAAAGTCAATTGTACTATTTGCCGCAACCACTATCATTGTGAGCTTTATACATAATTTCACAAAAGGAGCATAAAAATGAGAGATTTTTCAGGATTTCATCATGTCCACTCTTGCTCCTGTTTCTTAATGGTTCTAAAGTTAACACATGACCTCTGATAAGGACCAGAGAaaatttcctttcttcctctaattactaactttttaactttcaaaTCATGCAACTTAAGATTCTAGATACAAGGCCACAGAACACTCCAACCCTACTGATATATAATCAATGATGAAATTATTCATGTGATATGATAAGGAAAAAGAAGATAACAAGAGTCAAATGTGTGTTGCACTGTTAGGTCGTCAAGAGTGCAACAAATCAGAACTCTATCCAAAAACTTTGCAAACATGGCTCAGGGTGTCCACCATTAGTTGGGAGAAGAATTCTCAAAGACACAAACAACCATAACACAAACATAAAATTGTTTTCAGCATGTATCCTTGTTGACAACCCAAATTTTTGCTTATTCTTAAAACACTAGACTTATAGAAATACTAAATTAATCAATTGTATTGTCCACGATAAATAACAAACTTACGTCATTGAAAATAACAAAcatttatcaatttctttttttaaaaccGGAGCTAGTGGaatcattccacatacacaGTATGAGTTGATTTGTAATTAGGTacagaacaaaacaaaatacaGGAAAAGAAAGCCGGCCACCTCTGTCTATGTTCTATAACTTTACACAAATTCATTTTGGCCACTCAGTGCTCTCACCaaattcactttattttttttttccaatctCCTCAtcctccctctctctctctctctctctctctctctctctctctctctctctctctctctctctctctctctctctctctctctctctctctctctctctctctctctctctctctctctctctctctctctctctctctctctctctctctctctctctctctctctctctctctctctctctctctctctctctctctctctctctctctctctctctctctctctctctctctctctctccacaTCTCAAACCCCAAGTTTTCTTATAAATACAGAGAAAGAtagtgagtgagtgagtgagagAGTTGTCTAAGTTGAGTGAGTATTGAGTCACTAGTCACTGTTGGGTGGCCTGAAGTTGAGtgattgatgatgatgatgatggtgatggagatgggaACCATGTGGGTGGTCCTTGTGGTTGTGGCCATTGCTGGTGCTCTTTTAGTCCTCAAGAACTTAAATTGGTGGCTCTATGAATCCAAATTAGGTGTGAAGCAGTACTCTCTGCCTCCAGGTGACATGGGTTGGCCCTTCATTGGCAACATGTGGTCCTTCCTCAGAGCTTTCAAGTCCAAGGACCCTGATTCCTTCATCTCCTCCTTTGTTTCCAGGTAATTACCATTTACCAGTAGCAagtaattttaacatttatcatcctctgtataaaaaaatgtttttgataCGTAGTTTTTTCATAAGCTTGTTGTTTGTTTAATGTTTACTACCTTTGAGGTGACTCTGTATTGTGACTTGTGATTGTGATGAATCTGAGAGGGCTAATGGATATCATGATCCTCACCTCATGCCACTGACACAACCACACCCCTAACCAAAGCTGCTACTGCTATTAGTGGTCCAGGAAACATAAGATAATGTACTTTTTCTACTTTATATCTAGTTTGGCACAAAAAGCTGCTGGTTCTTTGTGAAAGTGAAATTACCATTATGCTATCTTTTCAGTTTTGGAATTGCAGCATGACCCTTTTCAACCTTATGAAACAAACAAACCATTGATAGGGAATAAGAGAAGAGCTGCATCTGTTTGTCATTTTCACTGTACTTAacctccttttctctttctcactcACAACATCGTCCAGAGTTTTCTTCTGCTATCTGACACTGACAGTGGCGCAAGAGCCACGATTTCTGGACTCTGATACTCCAACTTTCCCTTTCTAGcttgtaatttataaatttattatgtatcAATTGcaattttagaaaatctttAGCTTGAATTTTcttatactttttttcaaaatacaaaatctaAACATTAAACGTGAAATTTACGTTGAAAAATTATGATGCAATACGTGCAGTATATACGTTTTGATGTCCGGACACGTACGTCAGAATGTGCAGTCCATGTCAGCATGGGCCCTCCATGATTAAGATGGTCTATAAAGTattataatacattttagaattttttaaacatgattaattaaatgataaaatctACTAACAAATTGATTATACTGCTTATACTATGTGGGTAGAATTGTCTACTAGTAGTCTCATAGGATTAAAGTGGAAGAAGAGTTATAAATGAAAGTTCCAAGGAGAGAATAGTTCTCTCACTAACTCTTTTCCCCCACCAAGATTCtgcaataaaatattaatccaGAGCGTTTCAAATCATGCCTATGTGTGATGATGTATGAAATACTGATACGTGGCATTTGCTTAGCTAACTAATGTTAAATATGTATAAGATACTTACTCTTGGATACATCCAAATGTTTCTGAGGTGAGCTATTCAGTGTTTGACACCACCTACCAACTAAATAAAGATTAACTTTAAAGCGgtttactttttttatgatatGTATTTTGCTGTTAATAGGAGTGAGACAATCGTAATCTTTCAACGCATCAATGACAGAAGTATATTTATTCactaacaattattttttttttacatatctAATAGAATTATGATTATAACATGTTCTATGTATCCTAAATATGTGAACAATATATGTATCATATATCATATTGTGCATTATAGTTGGTGATACTAAcgtttttttattgaaacaacAAATCATGAAGATTTGGACGAACTGGAATGTACAAGACCTTGATGTTTGGAAACCCAGGTATAATTGTGACGACACCTGAAACATGCAAAAGGGTGTTGACAGATGATGATAAATTCACTACTGGTTGGCCACGTTCTGCGATAGAGCTCATTGGGAAGAGGTCATTTATTTCAATGCCTTATGAAGAACACAAACGCCTCAGGCGTTTGACATCCTCTTCAATCAATGGCATGGAAGCTTTGTCCCTTTACTTGacatatattgaaaaaaatgtgataaGTTCATTGGAGACATGGGCCAACCTTGGACAAATTGAGTTTTTAACTGAGATCAGGAAACTTACTTTCAAAatcattatgcatatttttCTTAGCTCAGAAAGTGAACCTATAATGGAGGCTTTGGAGAGGGAATACACAGCACTTAATTATGGAGTCAGAGCCATGCGGATTAATATTCCTGGATTTGCATACCACAAGGCATTCAAGGTAATTAACTTCAACATTAAGTGTGTTAAAACACCATATTTGGTGGTTTGATTTGAAAACTAGATAACAAGGATATAAAGAACTTTATTTAAGTTTTGCCTTGTATGAACCAAATAGCATGTTTGTTAGAATTTCcttgcttttaatttgaaagaaatGGAGAATAGAGCTTGTCTTGTTGTATTAACCTCAAAGTATGAATTGGCGAATGATAAGGttacttttcatcttttcagGAAAAGCTTATTGATATTCTTATGtttcatttgtttgattttgacTACATGATTTATAGTTTATGCAAAATTGAAACCATTTTAGGTAAAAGCAATCAATTTCAACCTACTAGACTAAAAACATGTGTTGATCTACCAGTTCCCCCCTGAGATCTTTGACGTTATAAGTAAGAGATTTCAGTATCTTCACAATAGAGTTGGAATTAGAGCATATTCTATCAAAGCTAACGTAAAACCAAGTAAAGTCTAAATTGTTTTGCTGTCAGTTTTAGAAAGAAGTGTCTTAGAATTTAAAGTGTTTGGTCTAACTCAACTTCAGACATATATGACATTAAGTTTCATCACTATACATTTGTTTGTGATTCAGTAAAGGTCCGACATTGGGTCTTGATATTATTAAAATGCTCTCAATATCACTaagattctaatatttttttataatttgaaatttaagtcCCAAAAGTTACTCAGAAAACATTTGTTTCTCACCTACATATTATTTTGACCATATCAGTAGTGATTGTGAGCAAAGTATGGCaaattttttcattcttttattgtGGTCACCAAACAAGCATATTCTAGGATGCTTAAATCATCAATGAGATTGTCAGACTATTATATATGTTCCACATGAATCAGAAGTTCCATTCTGTCAGACTCTGATTGCAACATGAAGCAACAAAATATAGTCTATTCAAATCTTGCAGTTATACAGGTAGAACATCTTACCACTTGGTGCTTTTATTTTAGGCAAGGAAAAATCTAGTGGCCATATTTCAATCTATTGTGGACGAGAGAAGAAGCATAAGGAAGGGATATTTGCCTGGAAAAAACAGAGATATGATGGATGCTCTGATAGATGTTGCTGATGAGGATGGAAGAAAGTTGGGAGATGAGGACATCATTGATATCATGTTAATGTACTTGAATGCAGGCCACGAATCTTCAGGACACATTACCATGTGGGCAACCTTCTTCCTGCAAAAGCACCCAGAATATCTCCAGAAGGCCAAGGTAATAGGTTATTTGATTATCATAGTCCACCTAAATTTACAAATTACTAAGGCACAATAAACATGAACATTAATCACTTCATCTTGGAAAATGTATCCTTGTTCTACCCTCAATAGTAGAGTAAGATCAAAACTAACATTTATCTTTACGCCTTGAATAGGCAGAACAAGAAGAAATAGTACGGAGAAGGCCTCCAACACAGAAAGGGTTGACACTAAAGGAAGTTCGTGAAATGGATTTTCTTTACAAGGTAGGTAGCTATTGATCTGAAGTTAATATCAATATCTACTCTGTCAACTATTATAGTACATGTTTCTATTTTCCACATTGTTTAGGTGATTGATGAAACAATGCGTGTGATTACATTCTCACTAGTGGTCTTTCGGGAGGCAAAATCTGATGTCAATATCAATGGTCAGTCCGTGTTCTTCCTATTTATTTGTTGTCAGTATCagaaatgaaagaagtgaaaaaacAAAGCTATACTCTTCTCCGTTGTTGAACTTAGTTTTGTATATTATATGATGGCAAGTGGCTAGTATGATATTTGTTCACTGCATGAATGTCGAAGAACATCATGGTGTGGTATTAAGTATAATCTTTCACTCGTGTTACAAAATATTAACCGTATATGGGGTGATACAGGGTACTTAATTCCAAAAGGTTGGAAAGCACTTGTGTGGTTCAGATCAGTTCACCTTGATCCTGAAATATATCCTAATCCAAAGGAATTTAACCCTTATAGATGGAATGTAAGTTCCCAAGCTTCATCTTTGCCTATTCTGAATTGAGTCATGCAGTCTGCAATTGTATATGTGGTTTATggtttaattttgaatttggtGATGCTTATTCACAGAAAGAACACAAAGCCGGAGAATTCCTTCCCTTTGGGGCAGGAAGCAGATTGTGTCCTGGGAATGATCTTGCCAAGATGGAAATAGCAGTTTTTCTTCATTATTTCCTTCTGAATTACCGGTGAACATTCTCACTCTACCATTGCATACATCACTTTTCCataataagttatattttaccATAGTTTGAGTACTATGATTGGACCTAAGTCTAATGTTTCTTTTCTTGCTCATTCTAGCAATAGCAGATTGCTGAGTAAACTGTTACACATAAGCAAGTTAATCACTTATGAATCAAATGggaaaaacattgaaatttgagttttttttaactGAAGTTTTGTGTTACTTTTTTATTCAACAGTTTTGAACAGAAAAATCCTAATTGTCCTGTGAGATACTTACCACATACAAGGCCCATGGACAATTGCTTGGGAAGGGTGAAGAAATGTTGATCTACAACAACCTGAGAGCTGTAGTATATATGGCTCTTTTCAATTTGAAATTCTGTCTCCATGTTATCTTCCTCAGATAAATGCTTGCAGATCCAGTCTAAGCTAAGTTGACATGGCTTcaacaaaaaaaggaaaaaaaaaaaagtttttcacAGTACATACAAATAAGTATATTTTCCAATTCTGCATCTTTCATATTCTCTTTAAGCACTAGCTAGGAAGTCTTCTGTCATATCTAAATGTTCTGACAAATGAACAAAAGAACTTTGTCTCATTAGGTATTTGTCCAATTTTTTGTGCATTAGActgtttaaaattgaaaaataatgtatGATTGAACCGAATTCCAGATATGTATTGTAGGTAAAATAATGATGTTCCAATTCAGAATAGCCAAGAACCTGAAGGTgacattgatcatgtcacacgaTAACCTCCAATCAGCATATTTGATAAAGCTAACTCAAAGGAtaactgaaaattaaaaaactaaactaaaagagtttacaaaattagttaaaagttataacattctttttcttttcactatCAATTGTTAGacttcaaaattcaaagttCTTTCATATTTGtcacatatttttttctcttatcacgTCTTTAagtacacattttttttctttgtatagtTTTGTTCAAAGAGTGTATTGCATTTTAATAAACACAAaccttaaatttaattattcaaatatagtttttaaaataaatattttattatttctattctttttcaaatattttttatttattgtttactttttaatatgaaaatgtttgattctcaattttaaatatttaaatatgtaaatttataGTTAACTTGATAACATGTAAAAGTTTTTGACACcaattattttagatattttattttagttcaacaatagaaatatatcaaataaaaaattatgacttttttattttggttatcaaccgaaatataaattttcacatTAGACTTTAGTGTTTTTTAATAATCGAAACTTATTTCCTttctgattttaaaaataatttaattttaaatgtattaatcTTTGTATCTAATactcttaaaattaaattatttttaaaataaaaaatataatttttttattaaaaaattgaaacttaatacttttaaaatcaGAATAGTATTCGATTATTTAAATAAGTGAAACCTAATacgtttaaaattaaattacttttaaaattagaaaaaaaaataatcttccGTTATTACTAAAAAGCTTGCATATTCGGTTTGCTTTTATGTTTAGTTTCGTGttttatttaaagatatttattttactaaaaaaaatcattcacataattgattatttctatttttattaataaatatttaaaatttatgacattgttattttattttctaatctaatttaatatttagctaactagattttttttttcttttttgatatTTGGATTGAAGGAAgaatatttatatcttttagaattgaatctataataatattatgcttattttgttctattttttgAAGTAATGtatgtatttaattaatatttaaagtaatagTATAAATAGTGATCTTACCTATAGAAAGAGATGAGACGAAGTTAGGCATTTTTTTTCTCCACCTCcataaaaatgatgaaaatggaaattaacTTTTAGTTAAAAATGGAGGAGAGATACTAAAACCACAGTAATCCGCAACCAAAATAGATTTTTAAGTATGgccaacacaaaaaaaaaaagtctatacataagaaaaattaatatattagtcTTAAACATGCACGGTTCAAAGGTTTGAgcatcttaaaataaatttaagaatgtattatttttattataattttatttaaaatttaccttttgaatttttttatgttattttcctTAAAAGCTTAAAAcaattagtaataaaaaaaatttcgaaacgtttttttttcttgaaagcCTAAAACaattagtaaaagaaataatgtttCTTTCTAATCATTCCACATTTTTCCTTG
Protein-coding sequences here:
- the LOC108340942 gene encoding ent-kaurenoic acid oxidase 2, whose translation is MMMMMVMEMGTMWVVLVVVAIAGALLVLKNLNWWLYESKLGVKQYSLPPGDMGWPFIGNMWSFLRAFKSKDPDSFISSFVSRFGRTGMYKTLMFGNPGIIVTTPETCKRVLTDDDKFTTGWPRSAIELIGKRSFISMPYEEHKRLRRLTSSSINGMEALSLYLTYIEKNVISSLETWANLGQIEFLTEIRKLTFKIIMHIFLSSESEPIMEALEREYTALNYGVRAMRINIPGFAYHKAFKARKNLVAIFQSIVDERRSIRKGYLPGKNRDMMDALIDVADEDGRKLGDEDIIDIMLMYLNAGHESSGHITMWATFFLQKHPEYLQKAKAEQEEIVRRRPPTQKGLTLKEVREMDFLYKVIDETMRVITFSLVVFREAKSDVNINGYLIPKGWKALVWFRSVHLDPEIYPNPKEFNPYRWNKEHKAGEFLPFGAGSRLCPGNDLAKMEIAVFLHYFLLNYRFEQKNPNCPVRYLPHTRPMDNCLGRVKKC